From a single Sinomonas atrocyanea genomic region:
- a CDS encoding sensor histidine kinase, with amino-acid sequence MAARGWAWFVHVFVHGLSRRQQVVLSQVPLAAAIALVAVVVAVWRPDVAAEPLFVWGLLGQAILLALAWAVPWGSLPPGAALAVPLLDFVPIGLVRVAGLGTEMQLGALAVVPVVWLAWSGLRPGFCMAAAFLGPLLMVWLPLAVAGSADAGAYAQVLVLPAMMLAAGAVVHLLAAATRDQRRSLEDARAQLQEALEAKAREKRLLDTVLETIPVGVQALDASGATAVANRQQYLNKALAGRVPGVGQDWPRVFDMSGAPLPPDRQPVVRAVRGEAFSDFLVRLGEGPTQRVFSTSARPVQGPDGRPDGAVLAFSDVTSLMEALAAKDVFLANVSHELRNPLTSMTGYLDLLGEIPGMPSRAGHALEVVRRNTRRLERLVGDLLAAASGAIDVRPEPADVAELVRLAVEAAAPAARSAGVGLKDGTVCAQLPAVVDPVRIAQLLDNLLSNAIKYTRPGGRVVVRASRAAGGIVCEVCDTGIGMSAEEAAAVFTRFYRAPGARAARVPGLGLGLPIARSIVEGHGGRIECSSRPGAGTTFTVFLPDPAAEPGEGPGRGAETPAGHGQQQHLGPQQR; translated from the coding sequence GTGGCAGCGCGTGGCTGGGCGTGGTTCGTGCATGTGTTCGTCCACGGCCTCTCGCGCCGGCAGCAGGTGGTGCTGAGCCAGGTCCCCCTGGCGGCCGCGATCGCCCTGGTGGCCGTGGTCGTGGCCGTGTGGCGCCCGGATGTCGCGGCCGAGCCGCTGTTCGTGTGGGGCCTGCTGGGGCAGGCGATCCTGCTGGCCCTTGCATGGGCCGTGCCGTGGGGCTCGCTGCCGCCTGGGGCGGCGCTGGCGGTGCCGCTGCTGGACTTCGTGCCGATCGGGCTGGTTCGCGTGGCCGGTCTGGGCACGGAGATGCAGCTGGGCGCGCTGGCCGTGGTGCCGGTGGTGTGGCTGGCGTGGTCGGGCCTGCGGCCGGGGTTCTGCATGGCTGCGGCGTTCCTGGGGCCGCTGCTGATGGTGTGGCTCCCTCTGGCCGTGGCGGGGTCCGCGGATGCGGGGGCGTATGCGCAGGTGCTGGTGCTGCCGGCGATGATGCTCGCGGCGGGGGCGGTGGTGCACCTGCTGGCGGCCGCGACGCGGGACCAGAGGCGTTCCCTCGAGGACGCGCGGGCCCAGCTGCAGGAGGCACTGGAGGCCAAGGCGCGGGAGAAGAGGCTGCTGGACACCGTGCTGGAGACGATCCCGGTGGGGGTGCAGGCGCTGGACGCTTCGGGTGCGACGGCTGTGGCGAACAGGCAGCAGTACCTGAACAAGGCGCTTGCGGGCAGGGTGCCTGGGGTGGGGCAGGACTGGCCGAGGGTGTTCGACATGTCCGGGGCGCCGCTGCCGCCGGACCGCCAGCCGGTGGTGCGGGCGGTGCGGGGGGAGGCGTTCTCCGACTTCCTGGTGCGGCTGGGGGAGGGGCCGACGCAGCGGGTCTTCTCGACCTCGGCCCGGCCGGTCCAGGGCCCTGACGGGCGTCCGGACGGGGCGGTCCTGGCCTTCAGCGATGTCACGTCGCTGATGGAGGCGCTGGCGGCGAAGGACGTGTTCCTGGCGAACGTCTCGCATGAGCTGCGCAACCCGCTGACGTCGATGACGGGCTACCTGGACCTCCTCGGGGAGATCCCGGGGATGCCCTCGCGGGCGGGGCACGCCCTGGAGGTCGTCCGGCGCAACACGCGCCGGCTCGAGCGGCTGGTCGGGGACCTGCTGGCCGCGGCCTCCGGGGCGATCGACGTCCGGCCGGAGCCGGCGGACGTGGCCGAGCTGGTCCGCCTCGCGGTCGAGGCCGCTGCCCCCGCGGCCCGTTCGGCAGGGGTGGGCCTGAAGGATGGGACCGTGTGCGCGCAGCTGCCGGCCGTGGTGGACCCGGTCAGGATCGCCCAGCTGCTGGACAACCTCCTCTCCAACGCCATCAAGTACACCCGTCCGGGCGGGAGGGTGGTCGTGCGGGCCTCCCGGGCCGCGGGCGGGATCGTGTGCGAGGTCTGCGACACGGGCATCGGGATGAGCGCGGAGGAGGCCGCCGCGGTGTTCACCAGGTTCTACCGGGCACCGGGGGCCCGGGCCGCCCGTGTCCCGGGCCTCGGGCTCGGCCTGCCGATCGCCCGGTCCATCGTCGAGGGCCACGGCGGCCGCATCGAGTGCTCGAGCAGGCCGGGAGCGGGGACGACCTTCACTGTGTTCCTGCCCGACCCCGCCGCAGAGCCCGGCGAGGGGCCGGGCAGGGGAGCGGAGACGCCTGCCGGGCACGGGCAGCAGCAGCACCTCGGGCCCCAGCAGCGATGA
- a CDS encoding signal peptidase I — MKRLLRRILAVAAAVASAAGTILGVLLVSGQAAVVVTHGVSMNPVYYQGDLVVVARAGAYQVGDIVAYHVHGGPEIALHRIIGGDAAGFAIKGDNNQSTDIDHPTAEQIIGRAVVHVPQAGTALKALTGPPVLALAAFALLGGGTTALTRRRRRRARRRTSMSRHLETGTPSRRGSLAQLLQRPLRGWAATAAAALALSGSLGAWAWSAPAETGTSTGGAAPGRSMDFSYSAPVRPSAAYDGTTVSSPDPVFRRVLAGSVTVAYTYHGPAGTVSVAAELSAPGGWHATVPLTGAQPISDGATGKAVLDLAALDARAQAAAQATGTPAAPVTVSVVPTVHAGGADYSPALKLTLTPLQLALADPAGLSSAQKAPGSAAPAPKERSLDLGAWSLGASAARPLSAGASAAAALALAALALAARRRAPQDEAARIRHRWGSLLVPVHPVPAAPGRALVDVADIATLARLAERYGLLILTWSRSGVETFIVNDENITYRYRTGAAEALLPESRAEEATTRGSQAR, encoded by the coding sequence GTGAAGAGGCTGCTCCGCCGGATCCTGGCCGTCGCGGCCGCGGTCGCTTCCGCTGCCGGGACCATCCTGGGGGTCCTGCTGGTGAGCGGGCAGGCGGCGGTCGTGGTCACCCACGGGGTGAGCATGAACCCCGTGTACTACCAGGGCGACCTCGTCGTCGTCGCCCGCGCCGGCGCGTACCAGGTGGGGGACATCGTTGCCTACCACGTCCACGGCGGGCCCGAGATCGCCCTCCACCGGATCATCGGCGGGGACGCGGCGGGGTTCGCCATCAAGGGCGACAACAACCAGTCCACGGACATCGACCACCCCACCGCTGAGCAGATCATCGGCCGCGCCGTGGTGCACGTGCCCCAGGCCGGCACTGCCCTGAAGGCCCTCACCGGTCCCCCGGTCCTGGCCCTGGCCGCCTTCGCCCTCCTCGGCGGCGGCACCACCGCCCTCACCCGTCGCCGGCGCCGCCGCGCCCGAAGGAGAACCAGCATGTCCCGCCACCTCGAGACCGGCACCCCTTCCCGGCGCGGATCGCTGGCGCAGCTCCTCCAGCGCCCCCTGCGTGGCTGGGCAGCCACCGCAGCCGCCGCGCTGGCGCTCTCAGGGTCTCTGGGCGCGTGGGCGTGGTCCGCGCCTGCCGAGACCGGCACCTCCACCGGCGGGGCCGCCCCGGGCAGGAGCATGGACTTCTCCTACTCCGCCCCCGTCAGACCGAGCGCGGCCTACGACGGGACCACCGTCTCCTCCCCCGACCCGGTCTTCCGCCGGGTCCTCGCCGGCAGCGTCACCGTCGCCTACACCTACCACGGCCCCGCCGGCACCGTCTCGGTCGCCGCCGAACTCTCCGCCCCGGGCGGCTGGCACGCCACCGTCCCGCTCACCGGCGCCCAGCCCATCAGCGACGGCGCGACGGGCAAGGCAGTCCTCGACCTGGCAGCACTTGACGCCCGCGCCCAGGCCGCCGCCCAGGCCACCGGAACTCCCGCGGCGCCCGTGACGGTCTCCGTCGTCCCCACCGTCCATGCAGGCGGCGCCGACTACAGTCCCGCGCTCAAGCTGACCCTCACCCCCCTCCAGCTGGCCCTCGCCGACCCCGCCGGGCTCAGCAGCGCGCAGAAGGCCCCCGGCTCCGCCGCGCCCGCCCCGAAGGAACGCTCGCTCGATCTCGGGGCCTGGTCCCTCGGAGCATCCGCTGCACGCCCCCTGTCCGCAGGGGCCTCCGCCGCCGCGGCCCTCGCCCTCGCGGCCCTCGCCCTCGCGGCCCGCCGCCGCGCCCCACAGGACGAGGCCGCCCGGATCCGGCACCGGTGGGGCTCCCTCCTCGTGCCCGTCCACCCGGTCCCCGCAGCACCCGGCCGCGCCCTGGTGGACGTCGCCGACATCGCCACCCTCGCCCGGCTCGCCGAACGCTACGGCCTGCTCATCCTGACCTGGTCCCGCAGCGGCGTGGAGACCTTCATCGTCAACGACGAGAACATCACCTACCGCTACCGCACAGGCGCCGCAGAAGCGCTCCTGCCCGAGAGCCGTGCAGAAGAAGCCACCACCCGAGGAAGCCAGGCCCGATGA